A window of Aeromicrobium sp. Root236 contains these coding sequences:
- a CDS encoding amino acid ABC transporter permease, whose translation MTPSERQFERDRYRRRRTLTRGAVAAVSTLVVIGLLVYVVGSSPGWDRVHRTYFWWPDAKSAFPEVARSFWLNIRLFMVVEVFVLVVGVVVAIIRVVPAPALAPIKLLAVLYADVFRGTPTLLIVLLVGFGVPALNLTGMPTSLFWLGVVALTLSYGAYVAEVIRAGILSIHPTQWASGRALGMTYGQTMRHVVLPQALRRVAPPLLNDFVSLQKDTALLSTIGLVESLRAAQVISGKDFIFTPYVVAAAFFIAATVPLARFTDYLTVRSLRRENGLIT comes from the coding sequence GTGACACCGAGCGAGCGCCAGTTCGAACGCGACCGCTACCGCCGTCGCCGCACCCTCACCCGGGGTGCGGTGGCGGCGGTGTCGACGCTCGTCGTGATCGGTCTGCTGGTCTACGTCGTGGGCAGCTCGCCGGGCTGGGACCGGGTGCACCGCACCTACTTCTGGTGGCCCGACGCCAAGAGCGCCTTCCCCGAGGTCGCCCGGTCGTTCTGGCTCAACATCCGGCTGTTCATGGTCGTCGAGGTGTTCGTGCTGGTCGTGGGTGTCGTGGTGGCGATCATCCGCGTCGTCCCGGCGCCGGCCCTCGCGCCGATCAAGCTGCTGGCCGTGCTCTACGCCGACGTCTTCCGCGGAACGCCCACGCTGTTGATCGTGCTGCTGGTCGGCTTCGGCGTCCCGGCACTCAACCTGACCGGCATGCCCACCAGCCTGTTCTGGCTCGGCGTCGTCGCCCTGACTCTGAGCTATGGCGCGTACGTCGCCGAGGTCATCCGCGCCGGCATCCTGTCGATCCACCCGACCCAGTGGGCCAGCGGCCGCGCGCTGGGCATGACGTACGGCCAGACGATGCGCCACGTCGTGCTGCCGCAGGCGCTGCGCCGGGTCGCTCCGCCGCTGCTCAACGACTTCGTCTCGCTGCAGAAGGACACCGCGCTGCTGTCGACGATCGGTCTCGTCGAGTCGCTCCGAGCCGCGCAGGTCATCTCGGGAAAGGACTTCATCTTCACGCCGTATGTCGTGGCGGCCGCGTTCTTCATCGCCGCGACGGTCCCGTTGGCACGGTTCACCGACTACCTGACGGTGCGGTCGCTGCGCCGCGAGAACGGACTGATCACATGA